The Anopheles moucheti unplaced genomic scaffold, idAnoMoucSN_F20_07 putative_Y_13, whole genome shotgun sequence genome window below encodes:
- the LOC128309289 gene encoding uncharacterized protein LOC128309289, with the protein MINEALNGRLREVTDIANKVLTNEAKRYETYATETRQLIILSNLDILQDQIETIEEAIISAKHGIPNSKLLSTEDLQTINEFLKKNGFDYNTAEELLAQSVAQFMMNTTHVLNSKQYLNGSFIIQFENCSIKINDEIFSNTEVIIPRRSHHSTLGLIVNETSLEDNPPTEFLNNITLENRRILQTINLQNESLEFKLHLFGSIGTTTIVIVTGIGI; encoded by the exons ATGATTAACGAAGCTTTGAATGGAAGACTACGAGAAGTAACCGATATTGCTAACAAAGTGCtaacaaacgaagcgaaacgataTGAAACATATGCAACAGAAACAAGACAGCTAATAATACTATCTAATTTAGATATTTTGCAAGACCAGATTGAAACTATCGAAGAAGCCATTATATCAGCCAAACACGGAATACCGAACagcaaattattgtccaccgaAGACTTACAAACGATTAACGAATTCCTGAAGAAGAACGGTTTTGATTATAATACAGCAGAAGAACTTCTTGCTCAATCAGTAGCGCAATTCATGATGAATACGACACATGTTCT CAATTCAAAGCAATAtttaaatggttcatttaTAATACAGTTCGAGAATTGCagcataaaaattaatgacgaGATATTCTCCAATACAGAAGTCATCATCCCTAGAAGATCTCATCATTCAACATTGGGATTGATAGTCAACGAGACCAGCCTTGAAGATAATCCACCTACAGAGTTCTTGAACAACATTACATTAGAAAACCGCAGAATATTGCAAACCATTAATCTACAAAATGAGTCGCTGGAattcaaattgcatttattcggATCGATAGGAACAACAACGATCGTAATTGTAACTGGCATTGGCATATT